One genomic region from Candidatus Gastranaerophilales bacterium encodes:
- a CDS encoding phosphoglycerate kinase: MKKSIRDLDNIKGKRALVRVDMNTPLTEDKVVSDDTRIRAILPTIKLLKEKGAKIILMAHLGRPKGEKNPEFSLAPVAKRLAELLGEPVMFLNDCVGEEVKSKLSELKDGEVALLENIRFYKAEEAKDDDMTFAKELAESGDFYVNDAFGAAHRNHSSTAKIAKILKPAVSGLLMEKELASLGKALDNPIRPFTAIVGGAKVSTKIGVLENLVDKVDNLIIGGGMAYTFVKANGGKIGNSICEDDQMDVAKAIEKKAAEKGVKIIMAKDVLITNDFSGNGENKFTDVTEIPDGFEGVDAGPETRKEFAEVIKNSKTILWNGPVGAFENDKFTEGTKSVAQAVAEATKIGAVSVLGGGDTVAAVKKYAMDESLFTHISTGGGASLEFIEGKVLPGVAALDDK; this comes from the coding sequence ATGAAAAAATCAATCCGTGATTTAGACAATATTAAAGGAAAACGTGCTCTTGTAAGAGTAGATATGAACACCCCTCTGACAGAAGACAAAGTTGTATCTGACGACACAAGAATCAGGGCAATTTTACCGACAATAAAACTACTAAAAGAAAAAGGCGCGAAGATTATCCTTATGGCACACCTTGGCAGACCAAAAGGAGAAAAGAACCCTGAATTTTCGCTTGCTCCTGTAGCAAAAAGACTTGCGGAACTTTTAGGTGAACCTGTAATGTTTTTAAACGACTGCGTTGGCGAGGAAGTAAAATCAAAACTTTCAGAATTAAAAGACGGCGAAGTTGCACTTTTAGAAAACATCAGATTTTACAAAGCCGAAGAAGCAAAAGACGATGATATGACTTTCGCAAAAGAACTTGCGGAATCGGGTGATTTTTATGTAAACGATGCGTTTGGCGCAGCTCACAGAAACCACTCTTCAACAGCAAAAATTGCAAAAATCTTAAAGCCTGCAGTATCAGGCTTATTAATGGAAAAAGAACTGGCTTCACTTGGCAAAGCGCTTGATAATCCGATAAGACCATTTACGGCAATCGTAGGCGGAGCAAAAGTTTCAACAAAAATAGGTGTACTGGAAAACCTGGTAGACAAAGTAGATAACCTTATTATCGGCGGCGGAATGGCTTATACGTTTGTAAAAGCCAACGGAGGGAAAATAGGAAATTCTATTTGCGAAGACGACCAAATGGATGTAGCCAAAGCCATTGAAAAGAAAGCTGCAGAAAAAGGCGTCAAAATCATTATGGCAAAAGACGTATTAATAACAAACGATTTTTCAGGCAACGGCGAAAACAAATTCACCGATGTAACAGAAATTCCCGACGGATTTGAAGGGGTAGATGCAGGACCTGAAACCCGCAAAGAATTTGCCGAAGTAATCAAAAACTCTAAAACAATCCTTTGGAACGGACCTGTAGGAGCATTTGAAAACGATAAATTCACAGAAGGAACAAAATCCGTAGCACAAGCTGTAGCAGAAGCAACCAAAATAGGAGCTGTCAGCGTACTTGGCGGTGGTGATACTGTTGCGGCAGTAAAAAAATATGCAATGGATGAAAGTTTATTCACTCATATTTCAACAGGCGGCGGAGCAAGCTTAGAATTTATTGAAGGCAAGGTTCTACCGGGTGTAGCTGCGCTGGATGACAAATAA
- a CDS encoding response regulator transcription factor, producing MVTATEKETISVVIVEDYKLTRMGLKSSLEEYEGIKVTGEAEDAEKGLIVIERLKPDVVLMDLGLPGMNGIEATQHLKLKCPDVKVIVLTSHEREEEVVASLGSGAQAYCLKDIDPNELVSVIRTVKQGACWLDPVIAKTALKLFPKPNNIKISSANNMQDARGQLTERELEVLRLLVKGKSNTEIAKDLIVSVHTAKAHVCSILQKLCVDDRVQAAVKAIRENII from the coding sequence ATGGTAACAGCAACAGAAAAGGAAACAATTTCAGTAGTTATAGTAGAGGATTACAAACTTACTCGAATGGGATTAAAGTCTTCGCTTGAAGAGTATGAAGGTATCAAGGTAACGGGAGAAGCCGAAGATGCCGAAAAAGGGCTTATTGTAATAGAAAGATTAAAACCGGATGTTGTATTAATGGATTTAGGATTGCCGGGAATGAACGGTATTGAAGCAACACAACATTTAAAGCTGAAATGCCCTGATGTAAAAGTAATAGTATTAACTTCTCATGAAAGGGAAGAGGAAGTGGTAGCTTCGTTGGGCTCAGGAGCTCAGGCTTATTGTTTGAAGGATATAGACCCGAATGAACTTGTTTCTGTGATAAGAACAGTAAAACAAGGCGCTTGTTGGTTAGACCCTGTGATAGCCAAAACAGCGTTAAAACTTTTTCCAAAACCAAACAATATTAAAATTTCTTCTGCAAATAATATGCAAGATGCCAGAGGGCAGTTGACAGAGCGTGAGCTTGAGGTTTTAAGACTTCTTGTAAAAGGCAAGAGCAATACAGAAATCGCGAAAGATTTAATAGTAAGTGTTCATACGGCGAAAGCTCATGTTTGCAGTATTTTGCAAAAACTATGCGTGGATGACAGAGTACAAGCCGCTGTTAAAGCTATCAGAGAAAATATTATTTAA
- a CDS encoding ROK family protein, with amino-acid sequence MSKKYSIGIDLGGTKIIAGIVNEQTGEVVVSCKKKTKKEKGTEVITKKIISILDELLKNPAVKKEEINSIGIGLAGQVDRENGVLISAPNLECYAVKFKQILEEKFDIPVYAGNDVEVATIGEKTFGAGAGYKNFVCIFVGTGVGSGIVLDGKIHLGATGTAGEIGHIIVSSGGRACGCGGNGCLEAYASRSAIEHKIKGAIKKGHQSVIIDYIKQDGAIRSRHLKSALDKQDEIVLNCITEAAEYLSSGIASIINFLNPELIIIGGGLIEAVDFFFDLTKSKAIAKSLPVPSNQIQIVKAKLGDFSGVVGAALLKKTREN; translated from the coding sequence ATGAGTAAAAAATATTCAATAGGTATAGATTTAGGCGGAACAAAAATTATAGCCGGAATAGTAAATGAACAAACCGGCGAAGTAGTGGTATCTTGTAAAAAAAAGACTAAAAAAGAAAAAGGCACCGAAGTTATTACAAAAAAAATAATTTCTATCCTTGATGAACTCTTAAAAAATCCTGCTGTTAAAAAAGAAGAGATTAATTCAATAGGTATAGGGCTTGCAGGACAAGTAGACAGAGAAAACGGAGTGCTTATTTCCGCACCGAATTTGGAATGCTATGCCGTAAAATTTAAACAAATACTGGAGGAAAAATTTGATATTCCTGTCTATGCAGGTAATGACGTAGAGGTTGCTACAATAGGCGAAAAAACCTTTGGGGCAGGAGCGGGCTATAAGAATTTTGTATGCATTTTTGTAGGAACAGGTGTGGGTTCCGGCATAGTTTTAGACGGAAAAATTCACCTGGGAGCAACGGGTACGGCAGGAGAAATAGGTCATATAATCGTATCTTCCGGCGGAAGAGCTTGCGGCTGCGGCGGAAACGGATGTTTGGAAGCTTATGCCTCGCGCAGCGCAATTGAACACAAGATTAAAGGCGCAATTAAAAAAGGTCATCAGTCGGTAATCATCGATTACATAAAACAAGACGGGGCTATCCGCTCAAGGCACCTTAAAAGCGCTCTTGATAAACAGGACGAAATTGTACTGAACTGTATAACGGAAGCAGCAGAATACTTAAGCAGCGGAATTGCCAGTATAATAAACTTTTTAAATCCGGAATTGATAATTATAGGGGGCGGGTTGATTGAGGCTGTGGACTTCTTCTTTGATTTAACAAAAAGCAAAGCAATAGCAAAATCATTGCCTGTTCCGTCTAACCAAATCCAAATAGTAAAAGCAAAACTTGGCGATTTTTCGGGTGTGGTAGGGGCAGCTCTTTTGAAAAAAACAAGAGAAAATTAA
- a CDS encoding DUF452 family protein, translated as MKQFFSDKDSDELIVFFCGWGMDERPFSLFQTNKDVLFLYDYENADINFDFSKYSKKYLIAFSYGVFMSALCNLPDFDLKIAINGTLKPIDKTYGIPPKIFELTLNNMTLETAVKFRRSLFRNEEDFQNFNKNLPVRSLESSLNELDCIKKAAFSNQNLTTGFDKIIVSKFDKIFPTKNQLNFWGENENIVQINAGHFLFYNFKSFEDIINIDYK; from the coding sequence ATGAAACAATTTTTTTCAGATAAAGATTCAGACGAGCTGATAGTATTTTTTTGCGGCTGGGGAATGGATGAGCGCCCTTTTTCGCTTTTTCAAACGAATAAAGATGTCTTATTTCTTTACGATTATGAAAATGCCGATATAAATTTTGATTTCAGCAAATATTCTAAAAAATATTTAATAGCTTTTTCTTATGGAGTGTTTATGTCGGCGCTTTGTAATTTGCCCGATTTTGACTTGAAAATTGCAATTAACGGCACGCTTAAACCTATTGATAAAACGTATGGAATTCCGCCAAAGATTTTTGAATTAACGCTTAATAATATGACGCTCGAAACCGCCGTGAAATTCAGGCGGAGTTTGTTTCGAAACGAAGAAGACTTTCAAAACTTCAATAAAAATCTGCCAGTTCGTTCACTTGAGAGCAGTTTAAACGAGCTAGATTGTATAAAAAAAGCAGCATTTAGTAACCAAAATTTAACAACGGGCTTTGACAAAATTATTGTTAGCAAGTTTGACAAAATTTTTCCTACAAAAAACCAGTTAAATTTTTGGGGAGAAAATGAAAATATTGTTCAAATTAATGCGGGACATTTTTTGTTTTATAACTTTAAGTCTTTTGAAGATATTATTAACATCGATTACAAATAA
- a CDS encoding 5'-nucleotidase C-terminal domain-containing protein — protein MSLQSISSTDTRAKIFYFNDLHANVKGAKKIKTASDIFERQVQNSTADTFKFVGGDTYIGAADKSFAGLFLNSLNIDGSAFGNHEFDMGSQKLSGFVDTHKFPFFNVNFRYKDNCSLQDDIDANRVVRSSIIEKNGNKYGVLGAAPTDMLSTISSESANRCKDFEVMHLDDTVKEIQKEIDSFKKQGINKIILLSHLGADKDKIVARQTEGIDVIVGGHSHHTLSGVVPNENYLYSKSQEPVLILQAGQNGEHYGVLDVVFDKDGKIKMADNKVNSTKELPESSLINYVENMVYGYPVKIATFVSEQKRSVDNLTEHPMSCFVADAIRKKSGAQIAFHNKMSLKTDMKAGEVTNRDLEVALPYVNAVYVYKMSEKDIIDALNTSVRYEGTERDKIGNLQVSGMKYTIGKDKNVKEVYVLNDDGTQTKLNEKNPSTDKFFTVTYGSFFAGGPERMTMLKAPDKLIKNFEWNDLQAVEEHLKSFGNTPVDIKKEGRITIE, from the coding sequence ATGAGTTTACAAAGCATAAGCAGTACTGATACAAGGGCAAAGATATTTTACTTTAATGATCTTCATGCGAATGTAAAAGGGGCAAAAAAAATTAAAACTGCCTCCGATATTTTTGAAAGACAAGTCCAAAATTCAACAGCCGATACTTTTAAATTTGTAGGCGGCGACACTTATATAGGTGCGGCGGATAAGAGTTTTGCCGGGTTGTTTTTAAATTCTTTAAACATAGACGGCTCAGCCTTCGGAAATCATGAATTTGATATGGGCAGCCAAAAACTATCAGGTTTTGTGGATACTCATAAGTTTCCTTTCTTTAATGTTAATTTTAGGTATAAAGACAATTGCAGCCTGCAAGATGATATTGATGCAAACAGAGTGGTAAGAAGCAGTATAATAGAAAAAAACGGTAATAAGTACGGAGTCTTGGGCGCTGCGCCAACGGATATGTTAAGTACAATATCATCGGAAAGCGCAAACCGTTGTAAAGACTTTGAAGTTATGCATCTTGACGATACTGTTAAAGAAATTCAAAAAGAAATAGACAGCTTTAAAAAACAGGGGATAAATAAAATAATCCTGCTTTCGCATTTAGGGGCAGACAAAGATAAAATAGTTGCCCGGCAAACGGAAGGGATTGATGTAATAGTGGGGGGACATTCGCACCATACGCTGTCAGGCGTAGTGCCAAACGAAAACTATCTTTATTCAAAATCCCAAGAACCCGTATTAATTTTGCAGGCAGGACAGAACGGTGAACATTACGGGGTATTGGATGTGGTGTTTGATAAAGACGGCAAAATAAAAATGGCTGATAATAAAGTAAACTCTACAAAAGAACTCCCGGAAAGTTCTCTTATAAATTACGTAGAAAATATGGTTTATGGTTACCCTGTGAAAATCGCCACATTTGTCTCGGAACAAAAAAGAAGCGTTGATAATCTTACAGAGCATCCGATGTCTTGTTTTGTAGCGGATGCTATAAGAAAAAAATCAGGCGCACAAATAGCCTTCCACAATAAAATGTCTTTAAAGACGGATATGAAAGCCGGTGAAGTAACCAACCGTGATTTAGAAGTTGCGCTGCCGTACGTAAATGCCGTATATGTTTATAAAATGAGCGAAAAAGATATAATTGATGCTCTAAATACAAGCGTTCGCTATGAGGGTACGGAACGTGATAAAATAGGCAATCTTCAGGTTAGCGGGATGAAATACACCATAGGAAAAGATAAAAATGTAAAAGAGGTTTATGTTTTAAACGATGACGGAACTCAAACAAAGCTGAATGAGAAAAATCCAAGCACAGATAAATTTTTTACGGTAACATACGGTTCATTCTTTGCAGGCGGACCTGAAAGAATGACAATGTTAAAAGCGCCGGACAAACTAATTAAGAATTTTGAATGGAATGACCTTCAGGCAGTGGAAGAACATCTTAAATCCTTTGGCAATACACCTGTAGATATTAAAAAAGAAGGCAGAATTACTATAGAATAA
- a CDS encoding matrixin family metalloprotease, producing MQKRTYINECLKNDVLIRWPETLMPLRIYVAPFRWYQAKNDINAEYQYRQMVINALNHWTKATDGMVTFEIVQALTDSMINLDWKRVDRSSLGHCYFNFDKQGRLFSAEVQIGLSDGVIHHEYMSENEVYHTIIHEIGHALGLQHSPFKNDIMYVPHQYGVVDITQRDKNTLKWLYRLPYGVPWQEIVRSYGTQPYKSLDEMIYMLETNQSQSKFEQVKEETHLNQPSKDLISEVERIGNLNLYNQSLQRLELSDNIKDLVKKVKINKHLK from the coding sequence ATGCAAAAAAGAACATATATTAACGAATGCTTAAAAAATGATGTATTAATAAGATGGCCTGAAACACTTATGCCATTGAGAATTTATGTTGCGCCGTTCAGGTGGTATCAGGCCAAAAACGATATTAATGCGGAGTATCAGTACAGGCAAATGGTCATTAATGCTCTTAATCATTGGACAAAGGCAACCGATGGAATGGTTACGTTTGAAATAGTTCAGGCTTTAACCGACTCTATGATTAATCTTGACTGGAAGAGAGTAGACAGAAGCTCATTAGGACATTGCTATTTTAACTTTGATAAACAGGGACGGCTCTTTAGTGCAGAAGTACAAATAGGCTTGTCAGACGGTGTAATTCACCATGAATATATGAGTGAGAATGAAGTCTACCATACCATAATCCACGAAATCGGGCATGCTTTGGGTCTACAGCACAGCCCTTTTAAAAATGATATTATGTATGTTCCGCATCAGTATGGTGTTGTTGACATAACACAACGTGATAAAAACACCTTAAAGTGGCTTTACAGGCTGCCATACGGTGTACCATGGCAGGAAATTGTCCGCAGCTACGGTACACAACCTTACAAATCATTAGACGAAATGATTTATATGCTGGAAACGAATCAATCCCAAAGCAAATTCGAGCAGGTTAAAGAAGAAACGCACTTAAATCAACCGAGCAAAGACCTTATATCAGAAGTTGAAAGAATAGGAAATTTAAACCTGTACAACCAGTCCTTACAAAGGCTAGAATTGTCAGACAACATAAAAGACCTTGTAAAAAAGGTGAAAATAAACAAACATCTTAAGTAA
- a CDS encoding YbaB/EbfC family nucleoid-associated protein: MVKSKFKQERKMFNIQKMIKQAQEMQKKVEDVRNSLGDIDVVAQAGGGVVEVKCNAKNEFLSIKIKPEAINPDDPASVDIDTIETLEDLITSAIKDANKKAEEISEAKMKEITGGMNLNIPGLF, translated from the coding sequence TTGGTTAAAAGCAAATTTAAGCAGGAGAGAAAAATGTTCAATATTCAAAAAATGATTAAACAAGCGCAAGAAATGCAAAAAAAAGTTGAAGATGTAAGAAACAGTCTTGGAGACATTGACGTAGTAGCTCAAGCCGGCGGTGGTGTTGTAGAAGTTAAATGCAACGCCAAAAATGAGTTTCTTTCAATAAAAATCAAGCCCGAAGCCATCAACCCTGATGACCCTGCAAGCGTTGATATTGATACCATTGAAACTTTAGAAGATTTAATTACTTCCGCCATAAAAGACGCCAATAAAAAGGCGGAAGAAATTTCCGAAGCCAAAATGAAAGAAATCACCGGCGGAATGAACTTAAATATTCCGGGATTATTTTAA
- the recR gene encoding recombination mediator RecR: MQYTKPLARLIEYFQKLPSIGPKSAQRMAFQILKMPKSEVEKFAAALVEAKETIKYCDICFNMSSQNPCEICSGSSRSQSVICVVAETKDLIAIEKTNEFKGLYHVLQGMISPLDGIGPEELRLKELLNRVAKNDVQEIILALNPSVEGETTSMYLAKILQPFNIKISRIAFGLPIGGELEYVDELTLARALEGRREIRF, from the coding sequence ATGCAATATACCAAGCCTTTAGCAAGACTTATAGAGTATTTCCAAAAGCTTCCGAGTATAGGTCCTAAATCTGCCCAGCGGATGGCATTTCAAATCCTGAAAATGCCCAAGTCAGAGGTAGAAAAGTTTGCTGCGGCGCTTGTTGAGGCTAAAGAAACAATCAAATATTGCGATATTTGCTTCAATATGTCTTCGCAAAACCCTTGTGAAATATGCTCCGGTTCTTCACGCAGCCAATCTGTAATATGTGTTGTAGCTGAAACAAAAGACTTGATAGCTATAGAAAAGACCAATGAGTTTAAAGGACTATACCACGTCTTGCAGGGGATGATTTCCCCTTTGGACGGTATCGGACCTGAAGAGTTACGACTGAAAGAACTTCTAAACAGAGTTGCAAAAAATGACGTTCAGGAAATCATACTTGCGCTCAATCCTTCTGTTGAGGGCGAGACGACGAGTATGTACCTGGCTAAAATTTTGCAGCCTTTTAATATAAAAATCTCAAGGATAGCTTTTGGTTTGCCTATCGGCGGCGAACTTGAATATGTGGATGAACTCACTCTTGCAAGAGCTTTGGAAGGAAGACGTGAAATCAGGTTCTAA
- the nagA gene encoding N-acetylglucosamine-6-phosphate deacetylase has protein sequence MDEVKKIAFINCEVQNAFEAPFAADVFVQDGKISALKAPDADTAGFEVFDCQGLTLMPGLIDRHLHGGYGCDFNTASQEAIGHLLEKLPYHGVTAILPTVMTDSIENINRQLDIIKNVKSQGAEILGVHLEGPFLNPLYKGIHPEKYLLKPTVENLRKIDTSFVKILSYAPEIAEEGFEQELTRLGIIPSAAHSDCDYDTAVEKFKTIKSVTHIFNAMRGIKHRDPGMITEALLNNEVFAEIICDMQHIHPAVVQMFLKLKNKEHIVFISDALPGAYGKADSFAFGGEQIFLKDGKAVSEEGTVAGSILFLDDIFRTVNKYFNLKPSDFIGYTSLNSAKSLKLQQLGSIKAGNNAHLILADKNLVVKAFMIKSKFGKLL, from the coding sequence ATGGATGAAGTTAAGAAAATAGCCTTTATAAACTGCGAAGTTCAAAACGCTTTTGAAGCGCCTTTTGCAGCGGACGTTTTTGTTCAGGACGGTAAAATTTCGGCGCTTAAAGCCCCCGATGCTGATACGGCGGGGTTTGAAGTTTTTGACTGCCAAGGTCTAACCCTTATGCCGGGCTTAATTGACAGGCATTTACACGGCGGATACGGCTGCGATTTTAATACGGCATCTCAGGAAGCAATCGGGCATTTGCTTGAAAAACTGCCTTATCATGGTGTAACAGCGATTTTGCCTACCGTTATGACAGACAGCATTGAAAATATAAACAGGCAGCTTGATATAATCAAAAATGTTAAGTCCCAAGGCGCCGAAATCCTTGGTGTACATCTGGAAGGACCTTTTTTAAACCCTCTGTATAAAGGCATACATCCTGAAAAATATCTGCTCAAACCTACTGTCGAAAATTTGCGAAAGATTGATACAAGTTTTGTGAAAATTTTGTCTTATGCACCTGAAATAGCGGAAGAAGGGTTCGAACAAGAACTGACAAGGCTTGGCATTATACCTTCTGCGGCACATTCTGATTGTGATTATGATACAGCCGTTGAGAAGTTTAAGACTATTAAATCTGTTACGCATATTTTTAATGCAATGAGAGGCATTAAACACCGTGACCCCGGTATGATTACGGAAGCCCTTTTAAATAACGAGGTTTTCGCAGAAATTATTTGTGATATGCAGCATATTCATCCGGCTGTTGTACAAATGTTTTTGAAACTCAAAAACAAAGAACATATTGTGTTTATTTCCGATGCACTGCCGGGGGCTTACGGCAAAGCAGATTCTTTTGCTTTCGGAGGAGAACAAATATTTTTAAAAGACGGTAAGGCTGTTTCTGAAGAAGGAACCGTTGCGGGAAGTATCTTATTTTTGGATGATATATTTAGAACTGTAAACAAATATTTCAATTTAAAGCCAAGTGATTTTATAGGATATACATCATTAAATTCGGCAAAAAGTTTAAAATTGCAGCAGTTAGGTTCCATAAAAGCAGGTAATAATGCCCACTTGATTTTAGCTGATAAAAATCTTGTTGTAAAAGCTTTTATGATTAAATCCAAGTTTGGTAAATTATTGTAA